One segment of Larus michahellis chromosome 14, bLarMic1.1, whole genome shotgun sequence DNA contains the following:
- the ATP5PD gene encoding ATP synthase peripheral stalk subunit d, mitochondrial — protein sequence MAGRRAAIKAIDWVAFSERVPPNQKAMFNALKTRSDALSARLAALPEKPPTIDWAHYKAAVAKAGMVDEFQKKFSALKVPEPVDTQTAKIDAQEQEAAKSTAEYVQASKARIAQYEQQLQKLKSMIPFEQMTFEDLHEAFPETKLDKEKYPFWPHKPIADL from the exons ATGGCGGGCCGCAGAGCTGCCATCAAGGCCATTGACTGGGTGGCCTTCTCCGAGAGGGTGCCCCCCAACCAGAAGGCCATGTTCAACGCCCTGAAGACCCGCAGCGACGCGCTGTCGGCCCG CTTGGCTGCCCTGCCAGAGAAACCCCCGACCATCGACTGGGCTCACTACAAGGCTGCTGTTGCTAAAGCTGGCATGGTGGATGAGTTCCAGAAGAAG TTCAGTGCACTAAAGGTTCCTGAGCCAGTGGACACACAAACTGCCAAAATTGATGCCCAGGAGCAGGAAGCT GCAAAGAGCACTGCTGAATATGTGCAGGCTTCCAAAGCTCGTATTGCCCAGTATGAGCAACAA CTTCAGAAGCTCAAAAGCATGATTCCCTTCGAACAGATGACATTTGAAGACTTGCACGAAGCCTTCCCTGAAACCAAACTGGACAAGGAGAAATATCCGTTCTGGCCCCACAAACCGATTGCTGATCTGTAA